CGATCCTGCTCGCCACGCTGTCCTATGGCTTCCCGATCGATCCGGCGCAGGTGCATGTCGCCGGCATCGAGCAAGTTCGCCCGATCGACATCGAGTTCGCGACGCGGCTCGGTTATGTGGTGAAGCTTTTGGCCGTGGTGCGCGAGCATCCGGATGGTGAAGTCGAGCTGCGCGTGCAGCCTTCGTTCATCGCGAAGAGCCACATTCTTGCGAGTGTCCACGGCGTGTTCAATGCAGTGGCCGTTCATGGCGATGCCGCTGGTGAGTCGCTCTTCTATGGCCGCGGCGCGGGTCAGGACCCGACTGCTTCGTCGGTGGTGGCGGACCTGGTGGAAGCGGCGCGTTCGCTCCGCCAGGCTACGGGTCATCGTGGGTTCCTTCCGTATCGCGAGAGCGGCACCTTGCTGCCGGTGGACGATACTGAAACGGCCTACTACGTTCGCTTCGATGTGACGGACCGCCCCGGCGTGATTGCCGAGGTGGCGCGAGTGCTGGCCGACGCGGGCATCGGGATTTCCGGCACCCACTCGCCGGTGAAGCCGGACCAGCCGGATGCCGAGTTTCTCGACATGGTCTTCCTGCTGCACACCTGCCGCTTTGGCCTATTGCAGGAGACGCTGGCGAAGATCGAGGCGCTCGATTGCATCAACAGCACGCCAGTGGTGTTCCGGATTGAGAAGCTTTGAGGCCGCGGCGAGCCCGTGGGACTCGCCGCGGTGCGCTTGCCATGAAATCACTTCCCTTGATGCTCGGTCGTCCCGGGCAGTGAGAGGAGATAGGCCCGGCGCTGGTCGGCGAAGGTCTTGAGGGGCATGCCGCCGTGACCGAAGCCGCGCGGTGCTTCCGCTTCGGCGGGCGCGTCGGAGGTGAGGTTGTCGAACTCCGCCGTGGTGGAGGTCTTGCGCGTGTCCGCGGCGAGTTCCTTGCCGGCCAACTCGCGGTAACCTGCCACCACTGTGCCGAGGTTCTTCCAATCGAGATCCTTGTCGGCGAGCGTGCGGACATTTGTTAGATAGCGTTCGCGCAAGGCGGGGACGGCGAGCAGCTTCGAGCGCAGTGGCTTCTTCGCATCGTCGAGGCCAGTGAGGGGATCGAGCTTCACGCCGCCTCCTTGCGGGGCTGCGGCTTGAGGGCGTGGTGCTTCATCGGGCTGGCCTTGTGGTTGCGGTGGGCCGCCGGGGCCGCGTCCGCCGCCACCTCGCGGTCCGCCAAAGCCGGGGCCGCCGGCAGCGCGGAAGGCTTCATTCATGTCGCCGGGGATCAGGTGGAACCTGCCTTCCTTGTCGCGATAGAGGCTGTAGTCGCTGGCGCGAGTCCAGTAGCCGTCGCTATTCAGCAGGCCGCAATCGAGGGCGAGGAACCAGAGGACGCTGTCAATATCGAGGAGGGGGGAGACGGCGGCTTCGAGTTGGTCGGAGGGTGTTTCCGAGAGGGTCTTGCAGAGCTGGATGAGCGACTTCCAATCGTCGTCATCGCCCGACTTCATCTCGTAGCGCTTCTTGTAGTCCTCGATGTTGTCGCCGATGTAATCGAGACCGCCTTGGCCATTCGGGGAGCCGGGGACTTTCCAGCGAGCGCCCTTCGAGGTGCGGAAGTTTTCCTGGATGAAGTCTTTGTTGAACTGCTGCTGGTTCACATAGACGCCCCAGTTCTCGCCATTGATCACGACGCGCACGAGGTTGACCTTCGGCGCGGCGATGTATTGTCGCGCGATGTGTGAATAGAGCACCGCGCTGAGGAAGCTGCCGTCGCCGTTGCTGTTGAGAAGATTGAGGGTCTTGTATCCCTCCAGGCGTTGCTTCTTCTCGGTGAAGTCGATCGCGACATTGAGCGAGCGCTTCTTGCCGGCGGGCACCATCATGTAGCTCGACATGCCGCGGAAGTGGATGCCGACGCCGGGATAGCTTTTGCCATCGACCGTCATGGTGGCGGGCACTTCGACATCGGTGCTGTGGAAGGCTTCGAGCTCGGCTTCCCAGTCGGCGTTTTCGAAATCGAGGAAGATCGTCCGCAGGGTATTCGCGGCATAGAGGTCACCGGATGCCGGCTTTATGTCGGCGGGAGAAATGCGGGCGCCGGGCGTGACTGGTGTCTCTTCTTCGCGCGGGCCGAAACCGCCGGGACCGCCGCGAAAACCACCCCGTGGTCCGCCGCGTTGTGGGCCCGGGTTTGCCTTGAGAAATTTGCGGGCGGCGGCGCGCTCGTCCTTGTCGAGGCGCTGGTTGGAGTCCTTGTCGAATTGGTGGAGGACCTTGCGATCCTCTTGCATCATCGGACCGCCGCGACCGGGGAATCCACCGGGCGGACCACCTTCGGGCGGTTGTTGGGCAAGCAGGGGAGAGAGAAGAGCGGCGGCGACGGAAAGGTGAAGTTTCATGAGGCTTGGAATCGGCCTCGGAGGAGAGAGACGGGGGAGGAACACCGGGTGGTGGGAAAGGTTTCGAGAACAATGTGGTGCGCACTTGGAGGGTGCGGTTGCGGAAGTACCGGAGGTTTCCGTCTGCCGCGAGAACGGCTTCGTGCCGCACGCGGAGCGTGCGGACCACCATGAAAAAGCCCGGGTCCTTGCGGTCCCGGGCTTTTTGTTAGAGGCGCTTCCTTTCCGCGGTGCGAATCAATGCTCGCGGCAGAATTGCTCGAAGCGGGTGAGGCCTTCGTTGAGCACGTCCAGCGTGGTGCAGTAGCTCATGCGGATGCCATCGTCGTAGCCGAAGGCGATGCCTGGAACGGCGGCCACCTTGTAGCGGCTCAGCAGCTTGTCGGTCAGGTTCATCGACTTCAGGCCGAGCTGGCCGGTGTAGATGAAGAAGTAGAAGGCACCCTTCGGCTCCACGACGCGGATATTGTGGATACCCTTGAGGCGCTGGAACATGAACTGGCGCTTCACGTCATACTCGTCGCGCAGGTCGCTGATGAAGGTCTGGTCGCCCTGCAGCGCGGCGATCGCGGCGTACTGGCAGAAGGTGGTGGCGTTGGAAACCGTGTGGTTCTGGATCTTGTCGATCGCATCCGCGAGCGGCTTCGGTGCGGCGGTGTAGCCGAGGCGCCAGCCGGTCATCGAGTAGGCCTTCGAGAAGCCGTTGACGGTGATCGTCAGGTCGTAGAGTTCCTGGCTAAGCGAGGCGATCGAGACGTGCTTGTTGTCGCCATAGACGAGCTTTTCGTAGATCTCGTCGGAAAGGATCACGATGTCTTCCGAAAGGGCGACTTCGCCGATGTCGCGCAGTTCCTTCTCGGTGTAGATCGCGCCGGTCGGGTTGGAAGGTGAGTTGAGGATGACCATCTTGGTGGCCGGGGTCATGGCGGCCTCGAATTGCTCGGCGGTCATCTTCCAGCCGTTGGACTCCTGGGTCTCGACGAGGACCGGCTTGCCGCCGGCGATCTTCACCATTTCCGGGTAGCTGACCCAGTAAGGGGTGGGGATGATGACTTCATCGCCTTCCTCGACGACGGCGAGGATGGCATTGAAGCAGGCCATCTTGGCACCGGCGGTGACGCAGATTTGCTTCGGGTCGTAGGCCAGATCGTTGTCGGCGATGAGCTTGGCAGCGAGCGCGTCGCGCAGCTCCGGGATACCGCCGGACGGGGTGTACTTGGTCTTGCCCTGCTGGAGGGCGACGATGGCGGCAGCCTTGATATGCTCCGGGGTATCGACCTCGGGTTCGCCGCCGGCCAGTCCGTAGACTTCCTCGCCGCGGGCGAGCATGGCCTTGGCCTGGTTGGTGACGGCCAGGGTGAGGGAAGGGGTAACCTCTTGGATTCGGGATGAAATGCTGTCCATGGAAGCGCGCGGATGGTGTTTCTCGCCCGGTCGGGGCGGGCACGGAGTTTTCGCGCAGCCCCCGGTCGGAGCGGGCGGCTTTTCTGACGGGCGGGAGGCCCCGGCGCAAGTGAAATGGTCAGCGGTTGACGGTCAGGGGTCATTGGGAAACGACGGGTGACCACGGGCGGGTCTGCTTTTTTCCAAGTGCGGATCAGTAAGCTTAGATGGTTGATCATCAATTAGTAGAGCCGAACGTCGGTCTTTTCGGGGCCCGTGCTTGGGAAGATCATAGTCGTCCGTGCTGCCGCATCGTCCGTGAAGGATCGAATATGAATTTCCGTCCGTCGCCGGAGCATGGTTGAAAAGACATGTCAGGCGTTCTACCCTCCAGCCGTGCAGCCCAGACCTGTCGTCAACGTGGAGGAATTCATCGGCAAGACCGTGGGTCGCCGAATGCCTCCTTCCGGTGCGGGTCTTCAAAAAACGCTCAATCAAGTGATGGCGGGGCAACAGCGCGGCATCTGCCCCCGCGGTATTTTTCGTTTCAAAACCCACGAGGACGCGGACGCATGGATGACGAAGATGACGAGCCGCAAGAGGGCGAGCTAGTTTCGCGTGCGCCCACCGAAGACGATCTGGTGTCCATGTGCCGTCTGCTGAACGCCATCGACGCACGCTATCTGATCGTCGGTGGTTTTGCCATCATGTATGCCGGATACGGCCGCACGACGGGGGATGTGGACCTGCTGCTCGACACCAGTTCCGAAAACGAAGCCAAGGTTTACCGTTGTCTGGAATCGCTTCCCGACAAGGCCGTGCTGCAGCTTCAGCCCGGCGAAGTGGAGAAATATACTGTCGTCCGCGTCGCCGATGAAATCGTGATCGATCTCATGAAGTCGGCTTCCGGGATCGACTACGAAGAGGCCTCCAAAGAAGTGGTCATTCGGGCAGTCCAGGGGGTGCCGATTCCCTTCGCCTCTCCCCGCTTGCTCTGGCGCATGAAGCGCAGCACCCACCGCGAGAAGGATGCCGCTGACCTGATCTTCCTGCGGCAGCAGTATCCCGAAGTGACCGGCGACTAAGGCTCAGGCCGTCAGGTCATTCATCCAGCCGCCGCGGGCGGTGACCCATTTGCCTTTTTTGATGACTTCGGGGAAGCCGAGGCCGTGGGAGGCGGCGGCGGTGAAGACGTCCCATGCCTGGCTGGCTAGAATCCCGGAGAGAACGATGTCGCCGCCGGGTTTGAGGGTCTTGATGATCACCGGGAAGGCTTGGATCAGAACGGTGGAGAAGATGTTGGCGAGGACGACGTCGTATTTCTTGCGCGGCTTCCACTTCAGGATGTCGAGTTCCTTGACCTCAACGCCTTCCACGTGGTTGCGGGGGAAATTCCGCTCGGCGACGGCCAAGGCGAAGGGGTCGTAATCGCAGGCGAAGGTGTCGCCGGCCCCGAGCTTCTTCGCGGCGATGGCGAGCAGGCCGCTGCCCGTGCCGAGGTCGGCGCAGGACCATCCGGGGGGGCGGGATTTCGCGACGTCCACGAGGAAGCGCAGGCAGGTCGAGGTGGTGGCGTGATCGCCGGTGCCGAAGGCCATTTCGGGCGGGATGCTGATGACATCGCGGCCGGGGAAATCCTTGGCGAGCTGCTTGAGATCCTTTGCCGTCGAGGCCTGGGTCACGATGAACTTGTCCCGGACCTTGAGCGGCGGCGGGACTTCCGGCGCGGCTTTTTTCCAATCCGCGGACAGCTTGCGGACCGAGCCGCCGAACTGCTTGGCGATGGCTTCCGCCTCCGATTTCGTGGCGCAGAAGACTTCCACGCGGACGGATTTG
The Luteolibacter arcticus genome window above contains:
- a CDS encoding 50S ribosomal protein L11 methyltransferase codes for the protein MFVWSKLSASKWLDAWEDRFHGNPNFVLHIIKGGKSVRVEVFCATKSEAEAIAKQFGGSVRKLSADWKKAAPEVPPPLKVRDKFIVTQASTAKDLKQLAKDFPGRDVISIPPEMAFGTGDHATTSTCLRFLVDVAKSRPPGWSCADLGTGSGLLAIAAKKLGAGDTFACDYDPFALAVAERNFPRNHVEGVEVKELDILKWKPRKKYDVVLANIFSTVLIQAFPVIIKTLKPGGDIVLSGILASQAWDVFTAAASHGLGFPEVIKKGKWVTARGGWMNDLTA
- a CDS encoding homoserine dehydrogenase, with amino-acid sequence MSCSSLGIGLAGLGTVGSGVVLALERNASLICDRTGGQVKLEVAKVLVRDPAKVRPVSLPAETITTSWRELVEDPAVDIVVELIGGTTDAFEIVAAALKAGKPVVTGNKALLAERGAELFALSKEFDAPIHFEAAVAGGIPIIKTVQESFIGNRIHSITGIINGTSNYILERMTTGSLEFSAALAEAQALGYAEADPALDVNGWDAAHKAILLATLSYGFPIDPAQVHVAGIEQVRPIDIEFATRLGYVVKLLAVVREHPDGEVELRVQPSFIAKSHILASVHGVFNAVAVHGDAAGESLFYGRGAGQDPTASSVVADLVEAARSLRQATGHRGFLPYRESGTLLPVDDTETAYYVRFDVTDRPGVIAEVARVLADAGIGISGTHSPVKPDQPDAEFLDMVFLLHTCRFGLLQETLAKIEALDCINSTPVVFRIEKL
- a CDS encoding CotH kinase family protein; this encodes MKLHLSVAAALLSPLLAQQPPEGGPPGGFPGRGGPMMQEDRKVLHQFDKDSNQRLDKDERAAARKFLKANPGPQRGGPRGGFRGGPGGFGPREEETPVTPGARISPADIKPASGDLYAANTLRTIFLDFENADWEAELEAFHSTDVEVPATMTVDGKSYPGVGIHFRGMSSYMMVPAGKKRSLNVAIDFTEKKQRLEGYKTLNLLNSNGDGSFLSAVLYSHIARQYIAAPKVNLVRVVINGENWGVYVNQQQFNKDFIQENFRTSKGARWKVPGSPNGQGGLDYIGDNIEDYKKRYEMKSGDDDDWKSLIQLCKTLSETPSDQLEAAVSPLLDIDSVLWFLALDCGLLNSDGYWTRASDYSLYRDKEGRFHLIPGDMNEAFRAAGGPGFGGPRGGGGRGPGGPPQPQGQPDEAPRPQAAAPQGGGVKLDPLTGLDDAKKPLRSKLLAVPALRERYLTNVRTLADKDLDWKNLGTVVAGYRELAGKELAADTRKTSTTAEFDNLTSDAPAEAEAPRGFGHGGMPLKTFADQRRAYLLSLPGTTEHQGK
- a CDS encoding pyridoxal phosphate-dependent aminotransferase; this translates as MDSISSRIQEVTPSLTLAVTNQAKAMLARGEEVYGLAGGEPEVDTPEHIKAAAIVALQQGKTKYTPSGGIPELRDALAAKLIADNDLAYDPKQICVTAGAKMACFNAILAVVEEGDEVIIPTPYWVSYPEMVKIAGGKPVLVETQESNGWKMTAEQFEAAMTPATKMVILNSPSNPTGAIYTEKELRDIGEVALSEDIVILSDEIYEKLVYGDNKHVSIASLSQELYDLTITVNGFSKAYSMTGWRLGYTAAPKPLADAIDKIQNHTVSNATTFCQYAAIAALQGDQTFISDLRDEYDVKRQFMFQRLKGIHNIRVVEPKGAFYFFIYTGQLGLKSMNLTDKLLSRYKVAAVPGIAFGYDDGIRMSYCTTLDVLNEGLTRFEQFCREH